A single window of Pseudophryne corroboree isolate aPseCor3 chromosome 12 unlocalized genomic scaffold, aPseCor3.hap2 SUPER_12_unloc_3, whole genome shotgun sequence DNA harbors:
- the KCNJ10 gene encoding ATP-sensitive inward rectifier potassium channel 10, which yields MFTRLLFCYSQMTSPVKVYYSQTTQTDNRPLIGSNLRRRRVMTKDGRSNVRMDHITDKSFLYLKDLWTTFIDMQWRYKLLLFSATFAGTWFVFGVIWYLVALVHGDLLEFNAPANHTPCVMQVHTLTGAFLFSMESQTTIGYGFRYISEECPLAIVLLISQLVLTTILEIFITGTFLAKIARPKKRAETIKFSQNAVVAQHEGKLHLMIRVANMRKSLLIGCQVTGKLLQTQATKEGENVHLNQFNVDFQVDTSSDSPFLILPLTFYHVVDEASPLRETAMRSGEGDFELVVILSGTVEPTSATCQVRTSYLPEEILWGYEFSPIISLSSNGKYVADFSLFDQVLKVSPPCCFHETVRFGDPEKLKLEESLRDKPEKDGSPLSVRISNV from the coding sequence ATGTTCACACGGCTTCTTTTCTGCTATTCACAGATGACTTCCCCAGTAAAGGTCTACTACAGCCAGACAACGCAGACAGACAACCGGCCTCTGATTGGATCAAACCTACGGCGGAGACGTGTAATGACAAAGGATGGACGGAGCAATGTGCGCATGGACCACATCACCGATAAGAGCTTTCTCTACCTGAAGGACTTGTGGACCACCTTCATTGACATGCAATGGCGTTACAAACTGCTCCTATTCTCTGCCACCTTTGCAGGAACTTGGTTTGTCTTTGGTGTGATTTGGTACTTGGTTGCCTTAGTACATGGCGACCTCCTGGAGTTCAACGCTCCCGCTAACCACACGCCTTGCGTCATGCAGGTCCACACGTTAACCGGAGCATTCCTTTTTTCTATGGAATCACAGACCACCATCGGTTATGGCTTCCGTTACATCAGCGAGGAGTGCCCACTAGCCATTGTGCTGCTGATCAGCCAGCTCGTTCTAACCACAATCCTGGAAATCTTCATCACTGGAACCTTCCTGGCAAAAATCGCTCGGCCTAAAAAAAGGGCGGAGACCATCAAGTTCAGCCAGAATGCTGTGGTGGCACAACACGAAGGCAAGCTACATCTAATGATTCGTGTGGCCAACATGCGCAAGAGTCTGCTGATCGGATGCCAAGTGACTGGCAAGCTTCTGCAGACACAGGCCACCAAAGAAGGTGAGAATGTCCATCTGAACCAGTTCAATGTGGACTTCCAGGTGGACACTTCGTCCGACAGTCCCTTCCTAATCCTGCCTCTCACTTTCTATCATGTAGTCGATGAGGCTAGTCCGCTGAGGGAGACAGCCATGCGTTCCGGCGAAGGGGACTTTGAACTGGTGGTCATCCTTAGTGGAACAGTGGAACCTACAAGTGCTACTTGCCAGGTCCGCACATCCTACCTTCCAGAAGAGATACTTTGGGGCTATGAGTTCAGTCCTATCATTTCCTTATCCTCCAATGGAAAGTACGTGGCTGACTTTAGCTTATTTGATCAGGTTCTCAAAGTGTCGCCGCCGTGCTGTTTCCATGAGACTGTCCGGTTTGGAGACCCGGAAAAGCTGAAACTAGAAGAGTCCCTCCGGGATAAGCCTGAGAAAGATGGGAGTCCGCTGAGTGTGAGGATCAGCAATGTTTGA